A single window of Drosophila suzukii chromosome 3, CBGP_Dsuzu_IsoJpt1.0, whole genome shotgun sequence DNA harbors:
- the Lerp gene encoding cation-independent mannose-6-phosphate receptor isoform X1 — translation MRCSLQKDCAAPTQEKFHQMRYQFWISLILLLFCCGESFAADAVDQLKFSTQECKIKEPIYGSTFDFSGLHSDLAHVVESVSNGGDKFEFNICGNLSRTCNGESNVAACLKKQGKEYIIGRQHELFYNNGKMYLEYKGGAKCDNGTASNPNYQLHVKLSCDYTLDAQPMHITPYANDACSFYISYETPLACLSIPDALQSNSCSVRDTKSNGTFDLMPLSDSNYRTSNRQDAFFLINVCKPVLYGENSMCPPGSSICLYNPKASNSKERFINFGNVQSRPVVEKGQLLLRHESPTPCAKNSSANYTSVIYFSCDKFIRNAHPEFAGLGADSCTYQFNFVTPLACNDLEPCTAFTATNELLDLSSLSKKPARTLVKDGRNYTIAVCAHAGTPCQENGGACYEQNSTTISLGNSNSQLRFNQTGSLYLLYEDGAECSTDSGIRRWSTKIEFVCANNATKDNGANSAGTAGGGDSFKIIEDSNCQLLIQYQTPLACREPIKCKASVYVDHTTDGLGSSGDELIDLTPLISASDNYEAKVELPASLEHLVPKTTKFFLNVCRPLVPKYQLGCAGGSAACMAKVTDTGAPEEERSMGFPLVSLTQRNRTYAELLYLKGDPCPTDNTTELSTRILFNCNMRAGRGQPVLRSIEDCAYAFEWETNVFCPPHECTFSEDTCDLVHDELNRSFNFKRAPFTKDGKIEIDYNGTKMAVNTCGAHRKAMTDYSQALVNIFFTHESPNCGREGTMNVQIRLICSNQTESSSTISSDQQCNLLYVQRTPSICEFLSLGAAQQDGSSSTSSSPSTSSSTSTSSSTTTSTTTQASPAGKPTKAATSTTTTTAAPDPAATPIGPTASVGTILAAILSVTFCVTCLGLFAFSPARRQRVRRLFRRSNSAVRYSRVQSNEEANLLLEPNGEFTESDDDMLL, via the exons ATGCGTTGCAGTTTGCAAAAGGACTGCGCAGCTCCCACGCAGGAAAAATTTCACCAG ATGCGTTACCAATTCTGGATTTCCTTAATTTTACTGCTTTTCTGCTGCGGTGAGAGTTTCGCCGCTGACGCAGTTGATCAGCTG AAATTTTCCACGCAGGAATGCAAGATCAAGGAGCCCATCTATGGCAGCACCTTCGACTTCAGTGGCCTTCACTCGGACTTGGCTCACGTGGTGGAAAGCGTGAGCAATGGCGGCGACAAATTCGAGTTCAATATCTGCGGTAATCTCTCAAGAACCTGCAACGGCGAAAGTAATGTTGCAGCCTGCCTTAAGAAACAGGGAAAGGAGTACATAATAG GTCGCCAACACGAATTGTTCTACAACAATGGCAAAATGTATCTGGAGTACAAGGGCGGAGCAAAGTGTGATAATGGCACTGCCAGCAATCCCAACTACCAGCTCCATGTGAAGCTCAGCTGCGACTATACTCTGGATGCCCAGCCCATGCACATAACGCCTTAT GCCAACGATGCCTGTTCTTTTTACATCTCCTATGAGACCCCACTGGCCTGCCTCTCCATTCCCGATGCCCTGCAGTCCAATAGTTGCAGTGTGCGGGACACCAAATCGAATGGAACCTTTGATCTGATGCCACTGAGTGATAGTAACTACCGAACAAGCAATCGCCAGGATGCCTTCTTTTTGATCAACGTGTGTAAACCGGTGCTCTACGGGGAGAACAGCATGTGTCCCCCTGGAAGTAGCATTTGTCTGTATAATCCCAAGGCCAGCAACTCAAAAGAAAG ATTTATCAACTTCGGCAATGTGCAATCGCGCCCAGTGGTGGAGAAGGGGCAGCTGCTGCTCCGGCATGAGTCACCAACGCCCTGTGCCAAGAACTCCAGCGCCAACTACACCAGCGTGATATACTTCAGCTGTGACAAGTTCATAAGG AATGCCCATCCCGAGTTCGCGGGTCTGGGCGCCGATTCCTGCACCTACCAGTTCAACTTTGTGACGCCCTTGGCCTGTAATGATCTCGAACCCTGCACGGCCTTCACCGCCACAAATGAGCT GCTGGATCTCAGTTCGCTTAGCAAGAAGCCCGCCCGTACTTTGGTTAAGGATGGCAGGAACTATACAATTGCAGTGTGCGCCCATGCTGGGACGCCCTGCCAGGAGAATGGCG GCGCCTGTTACGAGCAGAATTCCACGACCATCAGCCTGGGCAACTCCAACTCGCAGCTGCGATTCAATCAGACCGGCTCCCTGTATTTGCTGTACGAGGATGGTGCCGAGTGCTCCACAGATTCGGGCATCAGGCGCTGGTCAACGAAAATCGAGTTTGTCTGCGCGAACAATGCCACCAAGGACAATGGGGCCAACAGTGCTGGTACTGCCGGTGGTGGCGATTCTTTCAAAATAATCGAGGACTCCAATTGTCAGCTGTTGATCCAATATCAGACGCCGCTTGCCTGCCGGGAGCCGATTAAATGCAAGGCCAGCGTCTATGTGGACCACACCACAGATGGACTGGGCAGCAGTGGCGACGAGCTGATCGACCTAACGCCATTGATTAGCGCCAGCGACAACTACGAGGCCAAAGTGGAGCTGCCGGCCAGCCTGGAGCACCTGGTGCCCAAGACGACCAAG TTCTTTTTGAATGTGTGCCGTCCATTAGTGCCCAAATACCAATTAGGCTGTGCCGGCGGATCTGCTGCCTGCATGGCCAAAGTGACGGACACCGGCGCCCCCGAGGAGGAGCGT AGCATGGGCTTTCCCCTGGTGTCACTGACGCAAAGGAATCGCACCTACGCCGAGCTGCTGTACTTGAAGGGAGACCCCTGCCCCACGGACAACACCACGGAGCTCTCCACGCGCATCCTTTTCAACTGTAATATGCGTGCCGGTCGT GGCCAACCGGTGCTGCGTTCGATTGAGGACTGTGCCTACGCATTCGAGTGGGAGACCAATGTCTTTTGCCCGCCGCACGAGTGCACCTTCAGCGAGGACACCTGCGACCTGGTGCACGACGAGCTGAATCGTAGCTTCAACTTCAAGAGGGCGCCGTTCACCAAGGATGGCAAGATTGAG ATCGACTACAATGGCACGAAGATGGCGGTAAACACTTGCGGGGCGCATCGCAAGGCGATGACGGACTATTCGCAGGCGCTGGTCAACATATTCTTCACACACGAGTCGCCTAATTGCGGGCGGGAAG GAACGATGAACGTCCAGATCCGGCTGATATGCAGCAACCAGACGGAGAGCAGCAGCACCATCTCCAGC GACCAGCAATGCAATTTGCTTTATGTGCAGCGAACGCCGAGCATCTGTGAGTTCCTCTCCCTAGGCGCAGCCCAGCAGGATGGTAGCTCCAGCACGAGCAGCTCGCCCTCCACATCCTcctccacatccacatccagcagcaccaccaccagcaccacTACTCAGGCATCGCCAGCGGGTAAGCCAACCAAGGCGGCCACGTcgacaacgacaacaacaGCTGCTCCCGATCCGGCGGCTACTCCCATCGGGCCAACGGCCTCCGTGGGCA CCATCCTGGCCGCCATCCTGTCGGTGACCTTCTGTGTGACGTGCCTGGGCCTGTTTGCCTTTTCCCCGGCGCGGAGGCAGCGCGTCCGCCGCCTCTTCCGGCGCAGCAACTCCGCGGTGCGATACTCCCGG GTTCAGTCCAACGAGGAGGCCAACCTGCTGTTGGAGCCCAATGGCGAGTTCACCGAGAGCGATGATGACATGCTGCTTTAG
- the IntS12 gene encoding integrator complex subunit 12 has protein sequence MAANIAAAAAAAQEVDPVLKKAIKLLHSSNPTSAAELRLLFDEALKSRFGPEKSLTNNMSPRMLEDEANFPGRAATPPQQPLNTDEIINLTNSPDKEPSDSVDTIADSDDGLSAVGIVNTGDTGDFGDLNCCVCGEMVIRATNRLIECSKCGAMYHQECHKPPITKEEAAEDQEQNWQCDTCSNKPTTSSGRATSSAAPVTPTVFIADEPMPLTSKAKSSAASSRSSNSSNSSSPFYRPEPSSSTNASSSSSSKHGHKSSSSSSSKSHKEERTSKSSAAPSLSAIGSLEKHSSSGSGTSSSRRSSSKSSSKSSSTKHHESGSSKRRSKQ, from the coding sequence ATGGCCGCCAACATAGCCGCCGCAGCTGCAGCTGCCCAAGAAGTGGACCCCGTGCTAAAGAAGGCCATCAAGTTGCTGCACTCCAGCAATCCCACCTCGGCGGCCGAACTGCGTCTGCTTTTCGACGAGGCATTGAAATCACGTTTTGGCCCCGAGAAGAGTTTGACCAACAACATGAGCCCGCGGATGCTGGAGGATGAGGCCAACTTCCCGGGCCGGGCGGCCACGCCACCCCAGCAGCCCTTGAACACGGACGAGATCATCAATTTGACCAACTCGCCGGACAAGGAGCCCTCCGATTCGGTGGACACCATTGCGGATTCGGATGATGGTCTGAGTGCCGTGGGAATAGTTAATACCGGAGACACCGGCGACTTTGGCGACCTCAATTGCTGTGTGTGTGGTGAAATGGTCATCAGGGCCACCAACCGGCTGATCGAGTGCTCCAAGTGTGGGGCCATGTATCACCAGGAGTGCCACAAGCCTCCCATTACCAAGGAGGAGGCGGCCGAGGACCAGGAGCAGAACTGGCAGTGCGACACGTGCAGCAACAAGCCGACAACCAGCAGTGGCAGGGCCACATCCTCAGCGGCGCCAGTGACGCCCACCGTCTTCATTGCGGACGAGCCCATGCCGCTGACCAGCAAGGCCAAGTCCTCGGCGGCCTCGTCGCGCTCCTCCAACTCGTCCAACTCCTCGTCGCCCTTCTACAGGCCGGAGCCCAGCAGCTCCACCAATGCcagcagcagtagcagcagcaAGCACGGCCACAAGTCTTCCTCTTCGTCCTCGTCCAAGTCGCACAAGGAGGAGCGAACGTCCAAGTCCTCGGCGGCGCCTTCACTTAGTGCCATCGGCAGCCTGGAGAAGCACAGCAGCAGTGGCAGCGGTACCTCCTCCTCACGGCGCAGCAGCTCCAAGTCCAGCTCCAAGAGCAGTTCCACCAAGCACCACGAAAGCGGCAGCAGCAAGCGCAGATCAAAGCAGTAA
- the ball gene encoding nucleosomal histone kinase 1 encodes MPRVAKPKAAAPAKKAVPAKKAKSKLYAMPEKVKEGTIFNDLAKGQWRIGPSIGVGGFGEIYAACKVGQKDYDAVVKCEPHGNGPLFVEMHFYLRNAKQDDIKKFKQKHGMKSLGMPYILANGSVEVNGEKHRFIVMPRYGSDISKFLEQNGKRLPEGTVYRLAIQMLDVYQYMHGTGYIHADLKAANILLGLGKGGAAQAYLVDFGLASHYVTGEFKPDPKKMHNGTIEYTSRDAHLGVATRRSDLEILGYNLIEWLGVELPWVTQKLLTVPLKVQKAKEAFMDNVGENLKTLFPKGVPAAIGDFMKYVSKLTHIQEPDYDKCRSMFSSALKQLKIPNIGDLDFKLKPQTSSNNNHSPPGTSKAAAAKRGMKIETPAENSSLEEEISASEEEEEEEKAPRKKAAKKVSPAAKKASPAPKNVRVSPLKRAAPAAAAESTPPSQKRVKTEPKSTPRPRDTPKASPRLRGTPKASPKPQTPTAARLKTPSASAKINFSPSISLRGRPGGKTVVNDDLTPQPRSNKTYEFNFELDVSMDANVIVNVKRKKKAEKEKTVTVESRTPSSRSLASSLKEENGSPVTRVNLRKVNGHGDEGDSSSSGRSPRTPAVTVRKYQR; translated from the exons ATGCCGCGTGTAGCCAAGCCGAAAGCCGCTGCGCCGGCCAAAAAGGCGGTGCCGGCCAAGAAGGCTAAGAGCAAGTTGTACGCGATGCCGGAGAAGGTGAAGGAGGGCACGATCTTCAACGATTTGGCCAAGGGCCAGTGGCGCATTGGACCCTCGATTGGAGTGGGTGGATTCGGAGAGATCTACGCCGCCTGCAAGGTCGGCCAGAAGGACTACGATGCGGTGGTTAAATGC gaGCCCCATGGCAATGGCCCGCTCTTTGTGGAGATGCACTTCTACCTGCGCAACGCCAAGCAGGACGACATAAAAAAGTTTAAGCAGAAGCACGGCATGAAATCCCTGGGAATGCCCTATATCCTGGCCAACGGCTCCGTGGAGGTCAATGGCGAAAAGCATCGGTTCATAGTCATGCCGCGCTATGGCAGCGATATCTCCAAGTTTCTGGAGCAGAACGGCAAGCGACTGCCCGAGGGCACCGTCTACCGGCTGGCCATCCAGATGCTGGACGTCTATCAGTACATGCACGGCACTGGCTACATTCATGCCGATCTCAAGGCGGCCAACATCCTGTTGGGGCTGGGAAAAGGGGGCGCAGCGCAGGCCTACCTGGTGGATTTCGGCCTGGCCTCGCACTACGTCACAGGGGAATTCAAGCCGGATCCCAAGAAAATGCATAATGGCACCATTGAGTACACATCCAGGGATGCCCACTTGGGTGTGGCCACCAGACGATCTGATCTGGAGATTCTCGGCTACAATCTTATTGAGTGGCTAGGCGTGGAGCTGCCCTGGGTCACACAGAAGCTGCTTACGGTGCCCCTCAAAGTTCAAAAGGCCAAGGAAGCCTTTATGGACAACGTGGGAGAGAACCTGAAAACGCTGTTCCCCAAGGGAGTGCCCGCTGCTATTGGGGATTTTATGAAATACGTCTCGAAGTTAACGCACATCCAGGAGCCGGATTACGACAAGTGTCGCAGTATGTTCTCCAGTGCCCTCAAGCAGTTGAAAATTCCAAACATCGGGGATCTGGACTTCAAGCTGAAGCCAcagaccagcagcaacaataacCACAGTCCACCGGGGACAAGCAAGGCAGCTGCAGCCAAAAGGGGGATGAAGATTGAGACTCCTGCAGAGAACTCATCCCTAGAGGAGGAAATCTCCGCCAGCGAagaagaggaggaggaagagAAGGCTCCTCGCAAGAAGGCAGCTAAAAAGGTTTCACCGGCAGCTAAAAAGGCTTCACCAGCACCTAAAAACGTGAGAGTTTCGCCCCTGAAACGAGCTGCTCCTGCCGCGGCCGCCGAAAGTACCCCACCCAGCCAGAAGCGCGTCAAGACTGAGCCCAAGTCCACTCCCAGACCAAGAGACACACCCAAGGCCAGCCCCAGGCTAAGGGGAACGCCGAAGGCGAGTCCCAAGCCACAAACGCCAACTGCAGCGAGGCTTAAGACTCCCAGTGCCAGTGCCAAGATTAATTTCAGTCCATCTATTTCCCTGCGAGGTCGCCCCGGTGGCAAAACAGTGGTCAACGACGATCTGACTCCACAGCCGCGCTCCAACAAGACCTACGAGTTCAACTTCGAGCTGGACGTGAGCATGGACGCCAACGTGATTGTAAATGTCAAGCGCAAGAAGAAGGCGGAAAAGGAAAAGACGGTAACGGTTGAGTCAAGGACGCCCTCATCGCGCAGCCTGGCCTCCAGTTTGAAGGAGGAGAATGGCTCCCCCGTGACCCGGGTGAATCTGCGCAAGGTAAACGGCCATGGGGACGAGGGCGATTCCTCTTCCTCTGGTCGCAGCCCGCGCACACCGGCCGTAACCGTGCGAAAGTACCAGCGATAG
- the Lerp gene encoding cation-independent mannose-6-phosphate receptor isoform X2, with protein sequence MRCSLQKDCAAPTQEKFHQMRYQFWISLILLLFCCGESFAADAVDQLKFSTQECKIKEPIYGSTFDFSGLHSDLAHVVESVSNGGDKFEFNICGNLSRTCNGESNVAACLKKQGKEYIIGRQHELFYNNGKMYLEYKGGAKCDNGTASNPNYQLHVKLSCDYTLDAQPMHITPYANDACSFYISYETPLACLSIPDALQSNSCSVRDTKSNGTFDLMPLSDSNYRTSNRQDAFFLINVCKPVLYGENSMCPPGSSICLYNPKASNSKERFINFGNVQSRPVVEKGQLLLRHESPTPCAKNSSANYTSVIYFSCDKFIRNAHPEFAGLGADSCTYQFNFVTPLACNDLEPCTAFTATNELLDLSSLSKKPARTLVKDGRNYTIAVCAHAGTPCQENGGACYEQNSTTISLGNSNSQLRFNQTGSLYLLYEDGAECSTDSGIRRWSTKIEFVCANNATKDNGANSAGTAGGGDSFKIIEDSNCQLLIQYQTPLACREPIKCKASVYVDHTTDGLGSSGDELIDLTPLISASDNYEAKVELPASLEHLVPKTTKFFLNVCRPLVPKYQLGCAGGSAACMAKVTDTGAPEEERSMGFPLVSLTQRNRTYAELLYLKGDPCPTDNTTELSTRILFNCNMRAGRGQPVLRSIEDCAYAFEWETNVFCPPHECTFSEDTCDLVHDELNRSFNFKRAPFTKDGKIEIDYNGTKMAVNTCGAHRKAMTDYSQALVNIFFTHESPNCGREGTMNVQIRLICSNQTESSSTISSDQQCNLLYVQRTPSICEFLSLGAAQQDGSSSTSSSPSTSSSTSTSSSTTTSTTTQASPAAILAAILSVTFCVTCLGLFAFSPARRQRVRRLFRRSNSAVRYSRVQSNEEANLLLEPNGEFTESDDDMLL encoded by the exons ATGCGTTGCAGTTTGCAAAAGGACTGCGCAGCTCCCACGCAGGAAAAATTTCACCAG ATGCGTTACCAATTCTGGATTTCCTTAATTTTACTGCTTTTCTGCTGCGGTGAGAGTTTCGCCGCTGACGCAGTTGATCAGCTG AAATTTTCCACGCAGGAATGCAAGATCAAGGAGCCCATCTATGGCAGCACCTTCGACTTCAGTGGCCTTCACTCGGACTTGGCTCACGTGGTGGAAAGCGTGAGCAATGGCGGCGACAAATTCGAGTTCAATATCTGCGGTAATCTCTCAAGAACCTGCAACGGCGAAAGTAATGTTGCAGCCTGCCTTAAGAAACAGGGAAAGGAGTACATAATAG GTCGCCAACACGAATTGTTCTACAACAATGGCAAAATGTATCTGGAGTACAAGGGCGGAGCAAAGTGTGATAATGGCACTGCCAGCAATCCCAACTACCAGCTCCATGTGAAGCTCAGCTGCGACTATACTCTGGATGCCCAGCCCATGCACATAACGCCTTAT GCCAACGATGCCTGTTCTTTTTACATCTCCTATGAGACCCCACTGGCCTGCCTCTCCATTCCCGATGCCCTGCAGTCCAATAGTTGCAGTGTGCGGGACACCAAATCGAATGGAACCTTTGATCTGATGCCACTGAGTGATAGTAACTACCGAACAAGCAATCGCCAGGATGCCTTCTTTTTGATCAACGTGTGTAAACCGGTGCTCTACGGGGAGAACAGCATGTGTCCCCCTGGAAGTAGCATTTGTCTGTATAATCCCAAGGCCAGCAACTCAAAAGAAAG ATTTATCAACTTCGGCAATGTGCAATCGCGCCCAGTGGTGGAGAAGGGGCAGCTGCTGCTCCGGCATGAGTCACCAACGCCCTGTGCCAAGAACTCCAGCGCCAACTACACCAGCGTGATATACTTCAGCTGTGACAAGTTCATAAGG AATGCCCATCCCGAGTTCGCGGGTCTGGGCGCCGATTCCTGCACCTACCAGTTCAACTTTGTGACGCCCTTGGCCTGTAATGATCTCGAACCCTGCACGGCCTTCACCGCCACAAATGAGCT GCTGGATCTCAGTTCGCTTAGCAAGAAGCCCGCCCGTACTTTGGTTAAGGATGGCAGGAACTATACAATTGCAGTGTGCGCCCATGCTGGGACGCCCTGCCAGGAGAATGGCG GCGCCTGTTACGAGCAGAATTCCACGACCATCAGCCTGGGCAACTCCAACTCGCAGCTGCGATTCAATCAGACCGGCTCCCTGTATTTGCTGTACGAGGATGGTGCCGAGTGCTCCACAGATTCGGGCATCAGGCGCTGGTCAACGAAAATCGAGTTTGTCTGCGCGAACAATGCCACCAAGGACAATGGGGCCAACAGTGCTGGTACTGCCGGTGGTGGCGATTCTTTCAAAATAATCGAGGACTCCAATTGTCAGCTGTTGATCCAATATCAGACGCCGCTTGCCTGCCGGGAGCCGATTAAATGCAAGGCCAGCGTCTATGTGGACCACACCACAGATGGACTGGGCAGCAGTGGCGACGAGCTGATCGACCTAACGCCATTGATTAGCGCCAGCGACAACTACGAGGCCAAAGTGGAGCTGCCGGCCAGCCTGGAGCACCTGGTGCCCAAGACGACCAAG TTCTTTTTGAATGTGTGCCGTCCATTAGTGCCCAAATACCAATTAGGCTGTGCCGGCGGATCTGCTGCCTGCATGGCCAAAGTGACGGACACCGGCGCCCCCGAGGAGGAGCGT AGCATGGGCTTTCCCCTGGTGTCACTGACGCAAAGGAATCGCACCTACGCCGAGCTGCTGTACTTGAAGGGAGACCCCTGCCCCACGGACAACACCACGGAGCTCTCCACGCGCATCCTTTTCAACTGTAATATGCGTGCCGGTCGT GGCCAACCGGTGCTGCGTTCGATTGAGGACTGTGCCTACGCATTCGAGTGGGAGACCAATGTCTTTTGCCCGCCGCACGAGTGCACCTTCAGCGAGGACACCTGCGACCTGGTGCACGACGAGCTGAATCGTAGCTTCAACTTCAAGAGGGCGCCGTTCACCAAGGATGGCAAGATTGAG ATCGACTACAATGGCACGAAGATGGCGGTAAACACTTGCGGGGCGCATCGCAAGGCGATGACGGACTATTCGCAGGCGCTGGTCAACATATTCTTCACACACGAGTCGCCTAATTGCGGGCGGGAAG GAACGATGAACGTCCAGATCCGGCTGATATGCAGCAACCAGACGGAGAGCAGCAGCACCATCTCCAGC GACCAGCAATGCAATTTGCTTTATGTGCAGCGAACGCCGAGCATCTGTGAGTTCCTCTCCCTAGGCGCAGCCCAGCAGGATGGTAGCTCCAGCACGAGCAGCTCGCCCTCCACATCCTcctccacatccacatccagcagcaccaccaccagcaccacTACTCAGGCATCGCCAGCGG CCATCCTGGCCGCCATCCTGTCGGTGACCTTCTGTGTGACGTGCCTGGGCCTGTTTGCCTTTTCCCCGGCGCGGAGGCAGCGCGTCCGCCGCCTCTTCCGGCGCAGCAACTCCGCGGTGCGATACTCCCGG GTTCAGTCCAACGAGGAGGCCAACCTGCTGTTGGAGCCCAATGGCGAGTTCACCGAGAGCGATGATGACATGCTGCTTTAG